The genomic stretch tgattaacgtTTAGAAAGTAAAAGCATTGCCTTAGATGTCTCATGTTGGTCATTAAGGAAAGAGGCAAACCATCTCGGTTTCGAAACTCTCTGATGATTTCCATGAAGAAAGACTCACCCTATGCAGTTTTAGCTATCTATACTTCTCATTCCCTCCAGCATCCAAGCATCTGAAGGCTGCTGAAATATATACAGTTAGGCCTAGCCCAAGGTTTTCCTCACTTCAAGACTACAGCAGGATAAAACGTAGGCCCAAAATCCTTTAAAGTGACCAAGAAGATAAAGCCTATATTATTCGTATATCCCTCTTTAAGACGTACACCATCTCATGGAGAAAGACTTGTATATGACGGGTTTTTGTTCACCATGACCACCAATACAAGATAATGTGTAAGCCTCTCCTCCCCACGGCCTTGTACATGAACCCGTTTCATGTAATTCTTTCTCTGTTTCAAGGTCCAAAACCCATTTTCCATCTCAAATTTGAGGGAAAATTCCATATGTTTTACTGTCAGCTGGCTTCGTAAGCTTGTTATGAAAGGAATTTTTGTACTATGGCGGCCACTTCTTCATGTGTTTTTACTAAATCATGTGTGATAACATGGGTGGACGACACAATtgacagaaaatagaatattaaTAAATGAATACACGTATCATAATATGAGTGGATTAATAACATTACGTGACTTCTACTTTGAAAGACAAGCAATTTTGAGCTAAATTTTTCattagctccaagtactccatgtcttttcttaaagtctctgtTCAAGTCTTCTTATGTTTTCTCTATCCTTTTGCCCTGATGTTGAACCCCTGTCTCATAATCATACTTTTTTTAACCGAAACATCTGTAGGTCTTCGTATATATAACTAGCCGTGGTAGCTAGATTCCACAAGCACCGAATTCCTGTACTTAATAAATCTAGCGAGGTAGACCAAAGCAGCTTCCAAATCCTTCTTCATATATAGATGTATTTTGGGCGAAGCGTGGATCGATTTGCATCGTAGCAAGGGTGTTTTACACACCCCGaccctccctttttttttttttttttggttctctGGTTCTCTTTGCAGGTGTTTGATGGCAACTTTTTGAATCTCGAGCGTTCGATTTGGTTCGGTGTTTCAAAATTAATCTTATGGTTCGTGTGTGATTTGAGATTTTGTGCAAGTATCATGGGTGCGGCAGGCTGCTCTCGTGTGTTGGAGATTAGGGTTTCcttttgttgctttgtttcttatgCTAGGCATAAGCTTGGTTGGGGCTCTCtaaatgttttgggttgttgcTCACTTTTTGCTTTCGCCTTTTGTTGTTtgtacttatttttttaatcaatgaatGTTCTCTTttcgaacaaaaaaataaataaataaataaatatatatatatatatatatgtgtgtgtgtgtgtgtgtattttggGGCATTCCGCATGCTCTATAGACAACATCTTTGCAGCCTTTTAAACCCACGTACTGAACCTACTCACTCAATGCTCACTCCAGTCTCTCACTCACATTCCCATTTCGTAAAGCCTTTTGGACCATTGCCAATTTGGCATGGGTCGTCTGCATTTTCTAAAACCCAGAATTAACCAACCAGAAGTATTTTAATTTACGAAAAGAgagattcaaatttgagtgCGAGAATACGAGAGAGCTGGTACACTGCTCTGGCTCTTTCTTGTAAACACTTCCTTTcttctacatatatatatttatttatttttttgatctTGTATCATTTTCGCAGCATCTGTATTTACTATTATTGTCCTCACCTTTAAATGTTGACTGATTAAATTAGTAACTAGTGGAGCATCTTTCTAGCAGTGGCGTCACGAAGCTCCATCTCACCTCTGTCTCTGGATCTCTCTCTATATCTATATCCAGTGCCTTTTTTTTAATGCTCATAAACAATGCGTCATCCATACTACatatgtatgtaccaaaatattaaGAATAGACCGTCGAGAGTTATTCTTTATTGCAAAGACTCACTGTTTCGCATGCGTATGTAAATTACTTTTATGTACGTGTCATGTTGTGATTtgtaagtaaaaataaatgaatcTTTGCGTGTAAGAAGTCGTCCTTCATTGCAAAGAACTCACAATCTGACATGTTTGTGCATAACGCAAACATGTTGCTTTTATGTAAGTATCAGACTACAATTTGTGATTTGCAAGTAAAGAGAAACTATCAGGCAGTTTCCGTTGCAATTACTTATATATTTTGTCATGTATGCCTTGATGTAACGGAAATGTTGCTACTTGTGACCGAAATGTCACAAGTTCGACTCGTGGAAACAATCTCGTTGTAAAACTGCATACGTTCCCCTCTTTTTAAGTATTTGAGTATTAGAACATGCATGCTTTTGAATCTAAAGACATCCTATTAATTTATAACCCAATTGGGCAGCAGTGATGAGTTTATTACCTTATCTCTGGTTCTGTTAAGCTTTTGTCATCATTCGCCATTCAGTAAACCAAGTCTCCAGATGTGTGGAATTTGTGCAAGTAGGTGATTTAACTAGGTTTAGTCAATCATTAACTAATttcatcatcaaaaaaaaaaaaaaaaagagtcagtAATTAACTAATATCTCTAGATATTATCTTAATGTATACTAGCAtgtgtgagattttttttttttttttttttttgaaatagaaggagagaggaaaatAGTGATAGAGAATGCGGTAGTGggcattatttttttatttttttaattaaatatatgttaggattacatgtaagtgaggttttgaaaaaaaaacaaaaaacaaaatttggttgtatgaaattatatttctgccccatatttcttattcatattctgttttaattagagagttaaactggtaatttcatagggttttggttgaTAATAAGTGTTAGtaattagtagagattttgATGGTGACCAATGGTTAGCGGTTGAAGGATATAACTATTGATTGGAATGTGGGAAAAATGTTGCTTCTTTTTTAGCATTATTTTTCATGATATCCATTTGGGTGATCTAATACAACGAAATGGATAGTATCTAAATTGCTGGATCTCCGTATACGTGATTGTTATGGAGGTGCGACGGTCAAATTGTTACATAGTATTAGCGTTTTTGATCCTCATAATGTAAGTATGTGTAGTGTATCTTTTGATTAAAGTAAAATTTGAAGTACTTGAAATATAAGTCATAtcattttccatttttcatATTAGAACATCACGTTTTTACATGATTATCTTCATATCTACTCTTGACTCAAACTAATGTGGCTACTTCAAAGTTTGTCTGtaaatcgaacctaaaatcttATAGTGAAAATAAGTATAACTAAACTGTATTACtaagtgaaaataaatcaagTCAAGAAGTtggccaaaaacaaaaatacgaAAAAATACAAGTCGAGAAGGTGACCCAAATAAATAGCGTTGGGGCCATACCATATAATTACGCCACCCAACGGTTATATTATATCATCTCACACTCCCACCATATATTACATGAACCCGCACCAATTTTAACCCTCGGCGGTCTTTTTTTGTCACTCATGGCCAAACCACACTCTCACTCCTCACTCCCACTCTCGCTACTACTCCTCTCACTCCTCCTCACTCCTTCCGTCCaacaaactcacaaaatctCCACCGTCGATCTCCGCGCCCTGATCGCCATCAAAAACTCCTTCACCGACGTTCCCTCCCGCCGCGGCTCCCCCGCCGCGTTCTTCTCCACCTGGAACTTCTCCGCCCCCGACCCCTGCTCCACATTCACCGGCCTCACGTGCGCCTCCGGCCGCGTCACCACCCTCACCCTCGGCACCGGCCTTTCCGACTCTCCTGGTCTCGCTGGGTCGCTCCCGCCCTCCATCGCCGACCTCACCGAGTTGACTCAGCTCATTCTCTTCCCCGGAATCGTCACCGGTCCTATTCCCTTCCAGCTAGACCGGCTCGCCAGCCTCCGAGTCATCTCCCTCACCAACAACCGCCTCACCGGTCCGATTCCTcagtccctctctctcctccccaaCCTCCACACCCTCGACCTCAGCTACAACCGCCTCGCCGGACCAATTCCGCCGGGTCTCACCCGTTTACCCAAGCTCAAGGTCCTCATCCTCGCCTCCAATTCCCTCTCCGGCGAGGTCCCCTACGACGTGTCGTCCCAGCTCCTTCACCTGGACTTAAAACGCAACGGCCTCACCGGCCCGTTGCCGCCTTCTCTCCCGACGACGCTCCGCTACGTGTCGCTCTCGGAAAACGACATGTCAGGCCCCATCGGCTCCGTCTTCGACTCGCTCGCCGATTTAGTCCACCTAGATCTCGGGTCCAACCGTTTCGGTGGGCCCCTTCCTCAAACTCTGTTCCGCATGAACCTCCAGTCCCTCCTGTTGCAACGGAACAATCTCTCCGGGTGGGTCCCGCCAGCACTGTCCCAGCCGCCATCGTACGGCGAGGGTTCGATCGTGGATTTGAGCCACAACGTCATAACGGGTGAGCTGTCGCCGATCCTCGCGGGTGTTGAGAGCTTGTATTTGAATAACAACCGTCTAATCGGGACGGTACCGAGGGCGTACGTTAAGAGCGTGTGCGTGGGGATCACCAAAACGTTGTACCTGCAACACAATTACATTTCCCGGTTCGCGGTGGAGCCCGGGTCGATGTTGCCCGATACGGTGTCGTTGTGCTTAAGTTACAACTGCATGGTGCCGCCGGTGGGGATGGAGGCGTGCCCGGCCAACGCAGGAACGGATCTGTCGCGGCCGGCGTCGCAGTGCTCGGTGTTTAACTACGGCTAATGTGGAGAACTAATGATTTAGCTACTATAATTAGGGAGGTTTGAGCAACTTATTAACATTATTAATTCGTTTTAGTCTAAATACATTtaaagtaatgttattcatactatgtttttatactatatttttatactatctTAGGTGGCATATAATGTGGACAtccatatcatttgaaaaatttgcacaATCTAAGGAAATAAAGGAGAAAGaatcctcgtataccacaatcatcatttaattaactagtgtttcttaattattagtttattaaataatggactaaatttaaaaatctgaataattcaaatgatgtgactgtTCACATTAAATGTCACTTAAGgtggtataaaaatgtggtacaaaaatatggtatgaataacattactcatatATTTACAGATTTGTATTTTCCACATTTGTTTTGCGATTTGTGTTCATATTTGTAAATAGTAAAAGGAAAATATTATGTTCGTTTTACTTTTACTAAATAATTATCGtgcatgaaatttaaatttaaaatttagtttgacgtgccttttatttttacatttgtCGTCGAGCGCCTCCCATGTGCGAACCCAAATCCTCTTTGGATCTATATAAATTTGAGCTCAAGGATCCAACAATTCAgaccgttaaaatttgatccaacggttacaaataagAGAtctctctaaaaattataataattgtagtcgttaTATCAACTTTCAACGGTTCAGATCGTTGAATTCTTAAACTCAAACTATTGGGATTGGAGAGGATCTTCCCCGTGTGCACCCAAAAATTCGATTGATTATTAGGGCTGATACATTAACTTTCGCATTTTAACATGTTAatacttattttttaaatattaaaaaatattttatgcaTGAATTCTCACGCTTTATCGACGAAGACAAAAcatgaaagaaaataatatgtgatataatatatttataacCCATAACGGATTGATGACGTGATGTGACGTGACGTGGCAAACGTACTTTTTTTACCATTGACATGCCATGGATATATTTTCAAGATTATTGTGAAAAGACACCCAAGGAATCATGCATGCAAGGGAGGGGGGAAatataaatacaaatattaatGGGGCTAATAATAATATTCTTAAATGTTTGTCGTGAGAGGTGTGAGGCAGCCAAGCCAAGTGCATAATTGAAGTTTGTCACGCACCAAACGGATCTCGGCATGCCAAAGCAGCTCCTTTGTGATCCACATATCACATATCCATGCATGCACGTCACCTAGAGGCCAGAGGTCCAATACAAAACCCAACATTAATTCACTGCTCCACGAGGTACGCCAACGATCTCGTTGTCACGTGTTAATGACGGATtcagaattttttattttcttttcgtcTCGGGCAAAGATCAAGTCTACATATATGCCTACGCAACTTTTGTTAGTTATCATTGGCTACTTACCTTAAACATTAGTTTGTTTAAGGTATTTAGTCAACAATCTATTACGCGTAGAGTGGAGTTGGAGAAAGCACCTGACCAAGATGAGCCGCATAGCAACCAAATACAGTATGGCCCATTCCCTTGTGAGAGTTCTGATCGCCCAGCTAGTCGTGTTGCAGTACCCCGTCAATGGTGTTTTTGCATTAATAAATACAAGTTTATAAGAAATGCTAATGTTAGTCTCGCATGACGCGTGAGTGACTCATTTTCTTTATATCAATGTCTGAATCTAAGTGTTGTGGTAGCCTTTTATCCCCAAGTTAGTGAATCCACTCAATTGGTATAAGGGAGTAGGAATATCATCTTTTATTCTCATCCCCTTCCTTTTTCTCCTCTCACACTTTGCTTTGTGTCTTTTTGTCCCCATAAAAAGTTCAGTATAAAATGCTTACGTGGCTCAATCGTAATTGTTCAAGTATGAGGGAAGGTAATGGAAGAGATTAAGAGGGAAGATAATCCTTTTCTTCGTATAAGGGCGACAAGAAAGATAGGTCCTTATCGATTAGTTTGCTTTCGGTGGTGGTGTTGATGGCTAGGCCATGAGATATATCTCTAAAGGGTATCCCAAATCAATAAGGCTTTCAGCTCTGAGAGGATCGGAAGAGAAACATATATCGTACGCAATCTTATTTTTGCTTTACAAATAAACTGTTTTTACGACTCAAATTCATAATCTTTTggtcaaataatatttttattgcaCCATGGCTCGCCACCTCGCCAGACCATGAGATATATCTCTGCTGGGGAAAAACCAGCTTTTAACGAAGTTTGCGTTGAAGCCAAGGAAAATGATGTCCTTCTCTCTGTCATGTcatgaaaattataaaacaacCATGGCAAGTGAAAGCCTCAATCAACATCAGCAGACGAAAGCAAAGCCAAGTGAATGTACGATGACGTGCAGAAAATGTTGGGTCCATTTTACCcaaataatgtattttaaaaataaaatttagcaAGTAgctgttttaaaattttcatggaAATGGCCATGAAAGCAGTGAAAATCACGGTACAACAACCAAACTATGACTTACACATAATAGGTTCACTCCTATTGTAACATCCTGATCCAATATTGTAATGTCATGTGGAAATTTTTCTCCGTACATCATTACAATATTGAATTGGAACACTACGTGACAATAAAGCTATTTCATGTATGTTCTCTCCAAGAACATGGTTACTTGACACGTTAGTCTTAGAGATACCAATTGACACCATTAATGTCACCCATGTTGTCATCGGTATAAATCTCCTTGTGTATTTCACACAACtctttagccaaaatagtccctGAGAATCTGAGATTAGCATAATTCCTCactttggtcattgagatttaaaatcgaaataaattgtcCCTAAGTTTGTCTAtagtcaatcattttgatcattaagTGAAAAATGTTCGTTAAATACGGACCAAAATGAAAAAACCACCCtcaaaatttatcaaatcaTTTGGCccgttatttattaaattaagagtatttttgtcattctGATACTTATCTAACAGAGATTTCACAAAATGAACAAAACGATTAACGATAGACAAACTCAAGGATTACTTCTATCAATTTCAAGTTTTAGGAACCAAAGTAAGACGTTATGCTAGTCTCAGaaactattttggctaaattaCCTTCACATAATCATGACCTACTTACATGGAGAGATATATACAGCGGTGATAAAGACAGAATCTCTCCTCAAGAAAACATTGAAGAAGTAAATACAATAAGCAAGAGAAACTCGAAAGCTATTGGTGACGAAATCATGGGGAAAAAATGCACTTTCAAATTGCATTGGAAACGAAATCATGAAAATAATTGCCGGACAATCACAGCCGAAGAAAATTTGTAGTAAAATTTGGGCCAGTCTAGCAACTGGTACAACAAAGAACCACCATACGTTACAAGAATGTATAAGATATCTACCACCTCTGCCAGTAATTTAAAGAGACTGAGAAGCTCTTATGTGTTTTCAATAACTGAGTTCTGTCAATGTCGGTATATCCTTGCAACAGGCTCTGATCTGTTGCATTTGGAAGCAGGTTTCCTTGAGTAATTTTAAGCAAGTTGAGTTGGAACACACGGTCGATGTAGCACTCTTACGCCAGAGCAAGGAAGGGCAGCAACTTATTGCACTCAAGCGTTCACATTTTATTTCGTGTATCgtatttcttgtatatcttgacTAGACGTCATCTTTCTCGCATGCGATGATCTTTATAATCTCAAATCAGTTTACTTCAGAACCatagattttcatttttctcctaGCTCAGTTGGACAATTCATCCCTGTTGCGAATCTAAATAGGTTAGAGAGaaggaaaacattagtaaccaTCACCGTGAAATTTTTGACAAACCGACCTTGAAACCAAGCACATGGCATGGGAAGCACCAACTGCAACAGACAGCACATTGTGGGCTCCCAGTCCATCATCCTCCATTAAAAACTTGACTTCAACAGGAGATGGTTGGATCTCCGGCAGCCCAGGTACTCCTAGCTGAGAGTCTTTGGTGTATCCCCACATAAACAACTTTCCTTTATCTGTTACGAAACAAAAGATGGGCACTCAGCAGGAATGTACAAAAGTTTCACGCTTACTGGTTTGAACCAAAAGCCAAAACATCTGCCTATCCATGTTCTGATTTATGCAACTAAAATTTGTAAGGCTCTCTCAGACCATCTTTAAGTCTTGAATTGTTTCCTAAATACAAATATCTATGGATGACTAAACCTTCAACAAAAAACCAACCTGTTTTGCTACAATAGCACATTTATGACTCATGATCAATGCTCTGGTAGAATGTAAAATTAGAGGATGCAAGGAATTTACACATTTGAGCGCCAGAATAAAGTATTTCTAAGACCTAATTGATTACAGTACCAATAAGGCACGAATCATTACCTGTTATAGCTGCTGAAGATGAACCCCCGCAAGCAATATAGATAACACGCTCATCAGTTAAAGCCTCAACAACTGTAGGTGTTTTCTGACTCTGTAAAGAAGAGTTGCCCAACTGACCATGACCACCATGGCCCCAAGAAAGTACTTTACCTTCATCTGAAAATTAAACACCAAGAAAGAAGGACCATTAATAAGACTTAACCTTTCCAGAACTAAAGACAATAATAGTTGCTGCTGCAGTCAATTTACCGGTTAACGCAAGAGAATGATATCCACCACTTTCTATCTGAATAATACGAATGCCTGCAAGACTAGGAACTGGTTTTGGTGTCCAACCACCAACCTTATCGCCCCTTCCAAGCTCATAGTTAGAGTTTGCTGAGGAAATAACAAGAAAACGCAATAAATTCATTAAAGTGGAGCATTTAAAGTCAGTCATAAGTCTCAAAGATGGCAATAATATCAAGAGCCAATTAGCTAATCCCCTTAATTTAACAGTAACAGCAACGCTTCCCTCACAGATGTTCCAATGGCCTCAGGATTGCTAAAATAAACTAAATCTAGCCTTTTATTATCTCCTTATGGCTATCTCCATTTGTCAAATTTACAGGTTGAAATGAATTTCCATTAACTCATTCACTAATGAATCAAATATTTTGGAGAACCTATGAAAACAATAACACCATTTCCTACAATAATTATACAAAACTTACTCAGCATTAGCAGTATGTGGTTAAGTTAcagtaaataaatttaattcacTTATATAAGAAAGAAGTAAACACTTTCCGCATAAGAGGCTGCAACCTTACCTCCCCAATTCCAAAGTTCCCCATCTTCTGTCAGTGCCATTGTGAAAAAACCTCCACAAGAAACAGCAGTCACAGGCATATGTAATGCTTTTACTTTGGAGGGTATGCTGAGTCCACCACCCTCATTTGGGCCTCGATTAGGACCAAGTCCCAATCTACCATCCCCTTCATCTCGACCCCAAGTATAAAGTTCTCCTACAAGCTACATCCAATTAGTAATAGCCTATTATATGTAACGACAAATCAAACATATAAACATAATCTTCATCTGGAATACGAATGCAGAAAGCCAGAGAGGAGTGAGAATCTGAAATTCATGCCATCTGCAACATACTAGTTTAAATTCTTTCTATCCTAGCGATTGGAGTCCATTAATTTGTTGCATCCACGCAGTACCACATTTACTCCAGTAAAAAATAACTGCAACAAACCTGATTCCGTGATGGCACCAGTATGCGTCCCACTAGTCGAAATATGACGTATTTTCCCACTCCACGATCCTTCTACCAACCTAGGGAACAACTCTCTAGTATAAACAGAATGCCCCAGTGCACCAAAACCACCATAACCCCTGCAAGCTTCATGTTTAATGACAACCATGAGTCGATAGAGCAATATGGTCAATGAACACAAAGATTTGTAGCACACACGAAATCAATATAATTCTTTCAAACTTATTGAATGTGTTAGAATTTGATAAAATCCATGCGGGTTGGAGAAGTAAATAGTAAATTGGTCTTTCAACTTATAACAAGCAAATGTTTTGGGCAATTTTACTCTTAAAAAAGAACTTTTAACTGCATATAGTTGAGAGTAGAAACGATTACTCTTGCGAAGAAACGAACTTTACGAGTTATGGGCTGACTCTGCTCATTGCCACAATATGTTCTATACAGGTAAACCGTGAATTCGATACAATACTTCCTCTTTCAATAAGATCAAAGCAGTAAATATTTGTGCAAATtgaaaacaacaaagaaaaccGAATTGATTGCAACCAACGAAATGCAGGGCAACACATCCTGTGATAAACTGCTAGAAATGTGTAATCTTTACTATTGTACTGACCAAGTATAGACCTCCCCGGTGGCGGTGAGCGCCACTGAATGCAACCCGCCAAGCGCCACGAAGCGAACCGAATCCAAATTGGGGTTCAAAGTCGGGAGAAACAGAGAATTCTCATGCCCAAAACCAAGTCGACCACCGTCGCCTTTACCCCAAATCCAAAGCTTACCATCCACCAACAGCGATGAGTGGAACAACCCACAAGAAATACCCACCTCCACAACACCGCTGTCGGCACTGTTCTTTTGATTCGAGCAATTGGGTGCTTGAATTCGGCCCTGGGTTGGTGAAAGAGTGAAGGATGAGGTGGGAACGACGAGGTTGGCGACTGGAGTTGGGTAGAGCCGGATTTCTTCGATGCCGCCGCCGAGCTGACCGGAGGCGCCTCTGCCCCATGAGAGGAGTTGGAGGGTTGTGGTGGGGATGGCGTCGTTTTGGGTGGTGGTGGGGGCGGCGGTGGGTTCGTAAAGGGTGGGGA from Pyrus communis chromosome 7, drPyrComm1.1, whole genome shotgun sequence encodes the following:
- the LOC137740381 gene encoding DNA damage-repair/toleration protein DRT100-like; the protein is MAKPHSHSSLPLSLLLLSLLLTPSVQQTHKISTVDLRALIAIKNSFTDVPSRRGSPAAFFSTWNFSAPDPCSTFTGLTCASGRVTTLTLGTGLSDSPGLAGSLPPSIADLTELTQLILFPGIVTGPIPFQLDRLASLRVISLTNNRLTGPIPQSLSLLPNLHTLDLSYNRLAGPIPPGLTRLPKLKVLILASNSLSGEVPYDVSSQLLHLDLKRNGLTGPLPPSLPTTLRYVSLSENDMSGPIGSVFDSLADLVHLDLGSNRFGGPLPQTLFRMNLQSLLLQRNNLSGWVPPALSQPPSYGEGSIVDLSHNVITGELSPILAGVESLYLNNNRLIGTVPRAYVKSVCVGITKTLYLQHNYISRFAVEPGSMLPDTVSLCLSYNCMVPPVGMEACPANAGTDLSRPASQCSVFNYG
- the LOC137740403 gene encoding RCC1 domain-containing protein RUG3, mitochondrial-like, whose amino-acid sequence is MSVHLSLRHRSFAYLNRRLSSSPFSTSTISKIPTLYEPTAAPTTTQNDAIPTTTLQLLSWGRGASGQLGGGIEEIRLYPTPVANLVVPTSSFTLSPTQGRIQAPNCSNQKNSADSGVVEVGISCGLFHSSLLVDGKLWIWGKGDGGRLGFGHENSLFLPTLNPNLDSVRFVALGGLHSVALTATGEVYTWGYGGFGALGHSVYTRELFPRLVEGSWSGKIRHISTSGTHTGAITESGELYTWGRDEGDGRLGLGPNRGPNEGGGLSIPSKVKALHMPVTAVSCGGFFTMALTEDGELWNWGANSNYELGRGDKVGGWTPKPVPSLAGIRIIQIESGGYHSLALTDEGKVLSWGHGGHGQLGNSSLQSQKTPTVVEALTDERVIYIACGGSSSAAITDKGKLFMWGYTKDSQLGVPGLPEIQPSPVEVKFLMEDDGLGAHNVLSVAVGASHAMCLVSRDELSN